Genomic window (Chryseobacterium sp. H1D6B):
AAGAATTTCCGCCGTCCTGAGTTTTGAAAAACTCTCCCATATTGGTTTTAGAATAAGCTTTGGAAGCATTTACAAAATGCAGTTCATTAATAACATCATACGTGGGAGAATAGTTGGTCCAGCTTGTCCCTCCGTTCTGAGTTTTTATGATCCTTCCATTATTTCCTACGCAGACCGCATTCTGACTGTCAAAAAAATACAGACCATTTAAATTAATATCATTATTATAGCCATAGATTGATGTCGGGCTGATCCACTGCCAGGAAGTTCCGCCGTCCGTAGTTTTATAGACTGCACCGTTTTGCCCTACAGTGAAACCATTATTTTCATCAAAAAACTGCATTCCATATGTTTCCGCATGATAAACGCTGTAAGGTAATTCTGTCCATGTCTGTCCTCCGTCTGTTGTTTTAAACATACTGCCAAAACCTTTATTGGCGAATCCAACATTTTGAGAGGGGAAGACAATAGAATAATAATTATTGCTGGAGCTGGAATCGGAAGAAGTCGTAATCCAGTTATCACCGCCGTCAACTGTTTTGATGATTCTTCCGTCAAAGCAGGCAGCATGGGCAGTGTTGACATCTGTAAAGACCATCATTTTGACAGAAACTCCATAAATGTTCTTATTTACAGGAAACGTAGCGCCTTTATCTGTCGATTTTAAAATCTGCGTCTGTCCGGAAACAAAAACAGTATTGTCATTGATGAAATTAATTGAATTCAGAGAATATCCATAAGAATTGATCGTATTCCAGGTTATTCCGTAATCATCAGAACGAAGGATGGTATTATCTCCAACGATCAGTCCTACATTTCCTCTGAATTTTATATCTCTCGGCAAGAAATTAAGGGTCTCTTTAATATTCCAGGTAGTTCCTTTATCGTTTGTAAAAAGTAATTCCTTGTTGCTGTTGATAATAAATCCTAAATTGTCATTTGAAAAAACAACTTTATTTGCGGAATATCCCGAAGGTTTCGGAGTTAATAACGTAAAGTCGTTCTGAGATAAAAAATAATTGCTGATAAGCAGTAAACACAGGTATAAAGTTTTCTTCATGGTTTTAATTAATTCTTTTCCTTATAAAAATTTCATAGCTTAAATAGATAAGAGGCAGCGCCATAATTCCTATGTATAAAGCATTTTCCATTGCTCTTCCAGGGGCATTTACAATGGCATACACCAGTCCGAAGAATGCTCCTCCCAAATGGGCAGCGTGTCCCAGATTATCCCATTGTTTAGGATTCAGCATCATATAAACTGAGTATCCGAAATATAAAAGTCCAAAAATGAATCCCGGAATCGGAATTGGAATAAAGAAAAGATAGATCCCAATATTAGGCAGCATTGCAATTCCTGCAAATAAAATACCTGAAACACCGCCGCTGGCACCGATCGCAGAATACCAAGGCTGATTTTTATAGATAAATAATGAGAATATATTTCCTAATAAAATAGACCCGAAATAGACCATCAGAAAACCTAAGTTACCGAAACCCTGCACTACAATCGGACCAAAAAAATACAGCGTCAGCATATTGAAGAATAAATGCATCATATCGGCGTGTAAAAATCCAGCGGAAAGCAGACGGATATATTCTTTTTTATTCTGAATTGCGCCTACATTGAACTTATATTTTTCAAAAATAGCCGTATTATTAAAAGCAATAAAGCTGATAATAGCTGTCACCGCAATAACTAGTATTAAAATACTCATAATTTTTTTTCAATATTTAATTTTCGTTTTCACCATCATCGAAAAGATCTCCAATGGTTCCTCCTTCATCATCAATTCCTTCCGTTGGTTCCGGCTCGTATACCTCAACGATTTCTTCTTCCGGTTCCGGAATAGTAATGTTAATGGCCTTTATCTTAAACTTTGTGAACTGGTTCCCGATTGCTTTTATTCCTTTTACAGCAATAAACTCATCAATATTTATTGTTTCAGGATCTCTTTCTTTTCCTTT
Coding sequences:
- a CDS encoding YCF48-related protein, with the translated sequence MKKTLYLCLLLISNYFLSQNDFTLLTPKPSGYSANKVVFSNDNLGFIINSNKELLFTNDKGTTWNIKETLNFLPRDIKFRGNVGLIVGDNTILRSDDYGITWNTINSYGYSLNSINFINDNTVFVSGQTQILKSTDKGATFPVNKNIYGVSVKMMVFTDVNTAHAACFDGRIIKTVDGGDNWITTSSDSSSSNNYYSIVFPSQNVGFANKGFGSMFKTTDGGQTWTELPYSVYHAETYGMQFFDENNGFTVGQNGAVYKTTDGGTSWQWISPTSIYGYNNDINLNGLYFFDSQNAVCVGNNGRIIKTQNGGTSWTNYSPTYDVINELHFVNASKAYSKTNMGEFFKTQDGGNSWQKVQYPPHQSYSGGFIFPSENVGYSIGTNQGLVYKTIDGGMTWTSSTLIPYESLYSLSFLNENVGFVSGGYNDSGIFKTTDGAATWQKISDAKFSYLKFFNTSLGYGVKSSQFDKLFKTTDGGITWNPVFDQGTSSNIAYDILNENQIFLKGNNGDFFRSNDGGATWTQTQAPYYSFDKIKFIDQNTGFIADNSRVYKTIDAGATWTLILDTNYNFDIKTLEIGGNFLYISGNGGKVYRYSLAYLAAGEVKVNNTFGKVYPNPAADHVNVSSDKKISEIKLIDISGKILNTVKNTTQINIAGYQSGMYFVEIIYTDNTKQVTKVIKK
- a CDS encoding rhomboid family intramembrane serine protease — translated: MSILILVIAVTAIISFIAFNNTAIFEKYKFNVGAIQNKKEYIRLLSAGFLHADMMHLFFNMLTLYFFGPIVVQGFGNLGFLMVYFGSILLGNIFSLFIYKNQPWYSAIGASGGVSGILFAGIAMLPNIGIYLFFIPIPIPGFIFGLLYFGYSVYMMLNPKQWDNLGHAAHLGGAFFGLVYAIVNAPGRAMENALYIGIMALPLIYLSYEIFIRKRIN